The window GGGTCAGTTTGCACATCAGTTGGCAGTGCGCCTCCCCAGGACTAACGCTGGTATAGAAACTGTTAGACTACTGTTTTGGACCTCTCATCTcccattattttttaaattcctaAAACAAGTCATATACTGTGTGAGGGATTAAACAGTCTTTGCTATGCTATCTTACGCGAGACAGGACTTTCTTTGATGGGTGGAAACTATCTGGTACAAAATGCattgaggggaaagaggagaccGTTTGTGGCAGACAACGATGACGGTAGAGGTTCCTGAACTTCCTGTTGCCTCTTTTCTAGCCTGGTATCCCTGGCTGCCTGAGTAGTGAGCATGGTGCTGTGTAGAGTGCGGTCCTGTAGGGGGCATTCTTTCCTCACCGTGGCCCAGAGAGGTAGATGAGACTTGGCTGGACCATAGAGAACGAtaagaggcctctagtggccaaaaggtcgtattagcatgggcagcgccattgagggcttccaacATTTTAATTTAGTTAACTGTGTGgaacttccaacttcattggctgatccctcctgatgaccctgTTGGAGTAATGTCCAACTGGGTCATCAGGCAGAATCAGCCAATCGTaaagaagaaaattgactacttcaaaatggagattgccTTAATGGTGCTGCtcatgctgtcacagacactataatagcacagatacaaagaggagtcctctatctatctctatgggctGAACTGGACTGGACTCTGGGCTGCAAGGCCTGTCATGGGTCTTGGAACGCCATTGGATGTTTGTTGAACACTGACGTCAACGAGGGACAGTGTGGGCCACTTCTGTTGTGCTGGTCACTGTTGCGACAGCCCTTCTTAAATTAGTCCATAACACATCTCTAGTTGCAACTGATCATATCATTGGCAAGCCATTCGAGATAAAACCAGCCCCCCCCCCTCATCCATTTATTTTAGAGCCCTTACACATTGAAGAGATTTGGGGTGGTCGTTTAACATGGAATGATTAACAAATGAATTGTCGATAAAATCTCATTTTCATATTGTATCTCATATATATAAAaacaagagaaaaaaaacagcCTCTATAGTGATATCTATGGTATACAAAGAGAAACAATCTGCAAGATCACACTTTTTTGTGGTTATTGTTCTACAGCTTGGATCTGGATCCAGAGGTTCGCTGGGGAAAGACAAGCCTAGTCATCATCGtcgtcatcgtcatcatcatcatcctccccttcatcctcagcatccctcttcctcttctcaacTTTGACTCCTGCCTTCTCCTCTGCACAGGACAAAAGCCAATCAAAATGTCAGAATTTGTCTGATAAAATTAAAAAGAGGTGACAATAATTTCTAATCAGGACCAAGTAAAAATTAACAATGGCAATCAAAACCAATTGGCATTTCCCTTCATTCAGAATTCGATGATATCATATCCACAGGCTGTGTGGGAGTTGATGCACAACCCACTGTATGTTCCGCACCCACATACACATCTCAAAAACACctttcaatcattgcacccacactgctcgcgagcgtctgcgttgccaggcGCTTAAATAGAAGTTgattctatttgtgacgcagaacacgctgcaagtcctgcctctcccatctcctcaatgGTTTTTAGAAGCATATACCCAAGTGCCATCTTCTCATTGGGTTTTAGGAACATATACctatgtgggtgattgaaagatgaactgaggtcggtTGTGGTACTGCACCTTATTATGAAAGTTAgttgccaatcaccatataaagtccaaagaagaaaaagaatcCTGGAAGGAGgcgagatgactagaaacgattcggtttaccttttatctgtggattaattgtcagagtagaggaccttgtgcatttaaggtaaaataacaactcaatgtttatatcccaggacaaattagctagcaacagcaagctatctagctaaataggacatattagctagctagctaaatttccaaaaatgtctaatgcttttcgacctgtccccaaattaatataattgattCAGatgttgttttgatatttcaacctgcgtattgcatttggtgtgggggggaATCAATTTGGCATGTGGTTTGGGCATGGTTGTAAGGAATCCAGTTTGGTTTCATGTTAATGTAGTTCTCTTGCATCAAAGTACACTTTCAAAGGCTCCCCAATACCTCAGATCTAATGCGTACATATAAGATAGTAGCTAAGTATTCTTGCTGGCAATTTATATAGCAAGGCTTGAGGCCCATGCAatttccacagagttgggtatggctgccttttcctgttacgCTCCTTGCCTATGGAAAAGCCTGCAGACTAAACTTAAACTTGAGTCTCTTGCCCCCCTGTCGcccattttaaacatttattggaggatttttatttttgtattgcttgTAACAGTTTTGGGTAATGCAAGATCTTGTGcggttaggggaataacctgtgtgGAAATGTAACAATCTGctgctgtatttttttgtgttattagtgatcgttttgtttgtcttgtgtagTTTCTTAATCATTGTACGTAAATCATTGTACCacctcccaaaggacatccagccaacttgtcaactgtaggaagcatccctgtggaacgcttcgacaccttgtagagtccatgccccaactaattgaggctgttctgagcaCAAAATGGGGGAGTGCCGTGCAACTGAACATAAGGAAGGTGTTCCAAATGTTTGGTATACATGGTGTATGTTGACTACATCAATAGATCTGTGTCAGACAAACATATCTGACCCTTTCCAGGCTAGAGTCCATGTACTTGGGTTTGATTACTAGTGACCGGTCAATAACAATTCTTGTCCTCACCttttccatcctcctcctctgcgtagtcatcatcatcctcttcatCCTTAGGAGTGGGAGGAGTTCACATTCTTTAATTAAGCATAGACTCGAGTCTTCGGAAATAAAACGAAGATGTTCTGAAAAAAACATGACAAATATTCCAGTTGTCTCACCTGGATCTTTTCCTTCATTAGGTAAGAGAGTCCAACCTCTCTTCCTTCCgagacctcctcttcctcctcctcgtcgtCATCTTCATCGTCATAGTCCCCTGTTGGTCCGGCTCCGTCCTCCCCCTCATCATCTATGATGAAGAAGCATTTCGTTCAAGAAAGTTCAGCTTAAATATCACTGACACCACGTTGTTGTGTTGTGGTAGCCATACTCACCGTCGGCGTCTGCCTCTGAGTCAGGGGCCTCGTTGTCCTCCTGGTCGAAGCCGTCCAGGTAGGTGACCTGAGGCAGCAGCTCAAAGATGCTCTCACGGTACTCCTCCAGTGTGGTGATTTCACAGTTAAACAGGTCCAGGCTCTTCAGGTTCTTCAGATTTTGCTGTGGTTttagagagaaggggtgagagcaCACCCTATCAGACAATCCTTATTAATAAATTCTCTCCAAGTACTAGTCTCCTTGTGGATGGGATGATTAGTTTGTGCTATAATATAATACCCGAAGCTAACAGTAATTTTCCCAGATAATATAAAACCAGCAGCCTCGGGAGCAAAACATGTCCGCCCCCCCTGACAAGAAACGTTTCGGTTTTAAAGTACATTTCccgctattctacacatttttccatggaaTGTAAAGaacatttagtcattttaaagcaTTTTTTCTGCAgttatacacattttgccatgaggtggTGAGAACATGTAGCAATTTTATAACTCATTTCATGCAAGTCTacaaattttgccatggggtggtgttacggatacaggtatcccgtgggtgtgtgtgtgtgtgtgtgtgtatgtatcctgtgttcttttctctccttctcccctcacaggtgaaaatcatcactccccaatcaat of the Oncorhynchus tshawytscha isolate Ot180627B linkage group LG31, Otsh_v2.0, whole genome shotgun sequence genome contains:
- the LOC112229745 gene encoding acidic leucine-rich nuclear phosphoprotein 32 family member E, with the translated sequence MEMKKRISLELRNRTPAEVTELVVDNCRTSDGEVEGLTDDFKELEFLSMVNVGLTSLAKLPSLPKLRKLELSDNNISGHLETLSEKSPNLTYLNLSGNKIKELSNVEALQNLKNLKSLDLFNCEITTLEEYRESIFELLPQVTYLDGFDQEDNEAPDSEADADDDEGEDGAGPTGDYDDEDDDEEEEEEVSEGREVGLSYLMKEKIQDEEDDDDYAEEEDGKEEKAGVKVEKRKRDAEDEGEDDDDDDDDDDD